The following are from one region of the Methanospirillum hungatei genome:
- a CDS encoding DUF367 family protein, with translation MIPLLSYRDNSCDPKKCTMKKLERAGMVRLFSRLSSIPRNSLILDPTAEQALSPADREKTKTITALDCSWEVLDTDQVRSWRFKRALPYLLAANPVNFGRPFRLTSAEAMAAALVILGESSQAEMLLSKISWGIRFLELNREPLDAYAQAADSAEIIQIQGEFF, from the coding sequence ATGATCCCCTTGCTTTCATACCGGGACAACTCCTGTGATCCCAAAAAATGTACGATGAAAAAACTTGAACGAGCCGGAATGGTCAGACTTTTCTCCAGGCTTTCATCAATTCCCCGAAACAGTCTCATCCTTGACCCGACAGCCGAGCAGGCCCTCTCCCCTGCTGACCGGGAAAAGACAAAGACCATCACCGCTCTTGACTGTTCATGGGAAGTCCTGGATACAGATCAGGTGAGATCATGGAGGTTTAAACGTGCTCTCCCCTATCTTCTGGCTGCAAATCCGGTAAACTTTGGGAGGCCGTTTCGCCTGACTTCTGCAGAAGCGATGGCAGCTGCCCTTGTCATTTTAGGAGAATCATCCCAGGCTGAAATGCTACTCAGCAAGATATCATGGGGTATCAGGTTTTTGGAACTAAACCGTGAGCCACTTGATGCATATGCCCAGGCTGCTGATAGTGCTGAAATAATTCAGATACAGGGTGAATTTTTCTAA
- a CDS encoding adenylyltransferase/cytidyltransferase family protein has protein sequence MIRVVATGTFDILHPGHLWYLKESAQLGDELYVIIARDANIRHKPRPVIPEEQRRCMVEALRPVTKAILGDLTDMYRPIRELNPDIITLGCNQHFNPEILERTLEKQGMQTKVVRISAFTNSPFTSSRDIVQEVIRRSDDMKRHIEPGDHSSGCDE, from the coding sequence ATGATCCGGGTGGTTGCAACCGGAACCTTTGACATCTTACATCCCGGCCATCTCTGGTATCTCAAAGAATCAGCACAACTTGGGGATGAACTCTATGTCATTATTGCCCGTGATGCGAACATCAGGCACAAACCAAGGCCGGTCATCCCTGAAGAGCAGCGGCGATGCATGGTAGAAGCACTTCGGCCGGTTACCAAAGCCATCTTAGGGGACCTTACTGATATGTACAGGCCAATCCGGGAATTAAACCCTGATATTATCACCTTAGGGTGTAATCAGCATTTCAACCCGGAAATTCTGGAGCGGACTCTTGAAAAACAGGGAATGCAGACAAAAGTTGTCAGGATATCTGCATTCACGAATTCTCCTTTTACCAGCTCCCGTGACATTGTCCAGGAGGTTATCCGAAGGTCTGACGACATGAAACGGCACATAGAGCCAGGAGATCATTCATCAGGATGTGATGAGTAA
- a CDS encoding Mov34/MPN/PAD-1 family protein: MNISAIHRNTLDLLLAMGRESHPREFAALLSAESGVISEVHLIPGSIGGEASAQVPFEMVPLHLGITGSAHSHPNGAIWPSDADIRFFSVSGSCHIIVGYPYGPDDWRCFYPDGTPVTLEVVP, from the coding sequence ATGAATATTTCCGCAATACATAGAAATACCCTTGATCTCCTGCTGGCAATGGGACGTGAATCACATCCACGGGAATTTGCCGCACTGCTCTCTGCAGAGTCAGGTGTCATATCTGAAGTCCACCTGATACCAGGATCAATCGGGGGTGAAGCAAGTGCCCAGGTTCCTTTTGAGATGGTTCCTCTCCATCTAGGAATAACCGGGAGCGCTCATAGTCATCCGAATGGTGCAATATGGCCGTCTGATGCTGATATCCGGTTTTTTTCCGTAAGTGGGAGTTGTCATATCATCGTGGGATACCCGTACGGACCAGATGACTGGCGGTGTTTTTATCCGGATGGAACTCCCGTCACTCTTGAGGTGGTACCATGA
- a CDS encoding dihydropteroate synthase-like protein, producing the protein MRILLPTGRVTYTMVCDAAKGFDADVVVTGELASFLSPEKLLSILRSGESYDMVLISGMCTASFLSVEDETGIPVYRGPRHAADLRMVLPLIGKIPLSREVPADEFLSGERKKEAYKKIAAREVEGEPAFCIRGVKIGGKTRIKVLAEIMDAHRTPDIRQKVSDFFDRGADIVDLGFGFDACPDDVRAVFSQLADLDRPLAIDSQDPALIAAALFRADLILSLQEENMKDIGSDVAKAGCAAVIVPGNAGLESNIRQALDFGIQDIIADPVLQPCGSGFVQSLSLFQKPGVPLFFGAGNVIELLDADSVGMCALLAGMAYETHASVIFCSEHSDKTAGCISEMRSATNMMALIEGRPYPKDLGIDLFWIKEKRRRREPPLEYNRVIMAESMPREIAYDPRGNFRIGVEGEYIVAVRNGTAIKGSRWQDVLFTIIQEDGVSLFDHAGYLGAELYKAELSLRFNRSFEQDGPF; encoded by the coding sequence ATGAGGATCCTACTGCCTACCGGAAGGGTTACGTATACCATGGTATGTGATGCTGCAAAGGGATTTGACGCGGATGTAGTTGTTACCGGTGAACTTGCATCATTTCTCTCTCCGGAAAAACTTCTCTCCATCCTGCGTTCAGGAGAGTCGTATGATATGGTACTCATTTCAGGAATGTGTACTGCATCATTTCTGAGTGTGGAAGATGAAACCGGAATCCCGGTGTATCGTGGGCCGCGGCATGCAGCAGACTTGAGAATGGTCCTCCCGCTCATTGGCAAGATCCCGTTATCAAGAGAGGTTCCGGCTGATGAATTCCTCTCCGGCGAGCGAAAAAAAGAGGCATACAAAAAAATCGCTGCCAGGGAAGTGGAAGGTGAACCTGCCTTCTGTATCCGGGGAGTGAAAATTGGTGGAAAGACCAGGATTAAAGTCCTGGCAGAGATTATGGATGCCCACCGGACACCAGATATCAGGCAGAAAGTGAGTGATTTTTTTGACAGAGGAGCCGATATCGTTGATCTCGGATTTGGATTTGACGCATGCCCGGATGATGTTCGCGCAGTCTTTTCCCAGCTTGCAGACCTTGATAGACCACTTGCCATTGATTCCCAGGATCCTGCCCTCATCGCAGCAGCACTCTTTCGGGCAGACCTCATTCTCTCTCTCCAGGAAGAGAATATGAAAGATATCGGGAGCGATGTTGCAAAAGCAGGATGTGCAGCGGTAATTGTTCCTGGAAATGCTGGCCTTGAGTCAAATATCAGGCAGGCACTGGATTTTGGTATACAGGACATAATCGCAGACCCGGTTCTCCAGCCCTGTGGTTCAGGATTTGTTCAATCACTCTCCCTGTTTCAAAAACCAGGAGTTCCTCTCTTCTTTGGTGCAGGAAATGTCATCGAACTTCTGGATGCCGATTCAGTCGGGATGTGTGCCCTTCTTGCCGGAATGGCGTATGAAACTCATGCATCTGTGATTTTTTGCAGTGAGCACAGTGACAAAACAGCCGGATGCATATCAGAAATGCGGTCTGCCACAAATATGATGGCATTAATAGAAGGAAGGCCCTATCCGAAAGATCTTGGTATTGATCTGTTCTGGATCAAAGAAAAGAGGCGACGAAGAGAACCACCTTTGGAATATAATCGTGTTATTATGGCTGAATCCATGCCCCGGGAAATAGCATATGATCCACGAGGGAACTTTCGGATAGGTGTTGAAGGTGAATACATCGTTGCAGTCAGGAACGGAACGGCAATCAAAGGCTCCAGGTGGCAGGATGTATTATTCACAATAATACAGGAAGACGGGGTCTCTTTGTTTGATCATGCCGGATACCTTGGTGCTGAACTCTACAAGGCTGAGTTATCTCTTCGGTTCAATAGAAGTTTTGAACAGGACGGACCGTTCTGA